The genomic segment CTCCCCCGGATTTTTCCGTAGCCATCAGGATCTCATTAAAATCCCCAATAACCATCCATGGTAATCTGACATTTCTAGCCAAATTAGCAACTTCTTCAAAgcactgtttttttaaaatagcattCGGATTTATTCTCTTGGGGCATGTTAAGGTCGAAGAATCAATCCCCTTTTTCATATTAAtgacgattttttttttcaaatttctttattGCATTTGATTACAGGGACgaagacaataaaaataaaagaaacgcgtccatgaactttttttttttttttatctatttcttaaaaaagaagaagaaacatttgATTTACTATAGCCAGGCATGCAACCCTTCATGGGCGTGTTTAAACGAGTTTCTTCGGCCTACTAAGATGAAAGATCTGCAAGTTGAATTCCAGAATAATCCATTGTTCTAAAAAAAGTACTCGATACAATTCTGCCTAATCGAAACCTAATTTAGTCCACGCCAACCCTTATTGTATTAAAAAGTGAAGGGTTTAAGGTAATGGGCCAAAATTAGCAATCCAACTGAAGATCCATCAAACCAACCACGATCCTTTCCGAGAGCTCGCTTACTCTGCCTTGTGCTTTGAATGTCTGGTTGAATTAGACCGTCGCAACCCTCTTGTACATCTCCCAACAAACTTGAGAACCTCGTCGATTAGAATGACCGGGAAAGCCACAGCCAGTACCAAAAGCCATTCGTTAAAGCTGAGCGGAACAATCCCAAATACTTGAGCTAGGAAAGGTACGTAAAGGATCAGAGCGTGCAAGCCGAATGAAATAGACATGGCTAAAAGGAGCCATGGATTGACCCATGGGGGCATTCTCAAGAGGCTGCAGTCCTCAGAGAGGGCGTTGAGGGAATTGAACATCTCAATGGCAACCAATACGGAAAGCGAGAGAGTTGATGCCTTGATTTTTCCAGATCGGAAGTATTCACATGGATTTGCATCGAAGCTGAACACTTGCGACCCAGCTGTGAATGGTGACACGGAAAAATCCTTCCAAGATCCACACTGGCCCCAGTTTGCGAGCTGAGAGTAAGTGACAAGACTATGGCCATCTCCACTAAGGTCAATACCCATGAATGTGTGATGTGTGTACCATATGATAAATACACCAACTGTTGCAATCCCAACATAGAGTCCAATCACCTACACATCAAGCACACGTTAAGGTTAACGAGTTCCCCAGCATTAGAGCTAACTAAAGAGCAAGAATAGAAAAGTTTTCTGATTGTGGAGAGAAGAAAAGCTCTCTGATTGCGGGAAAAGTAGTTTCTGTACCAGGTAACGGAATAAGATCCAGGTATTAATTAAGGAGTCATCGCTCCTTCTAGGAGGCTTTTTCATTACATCTCCGTCTGGGGGATTGAACCCTAACGCTGTTGCTGGAGGCCCATCAGTGACCAAATTAACCCAGAGAAGCTGAACGGGGATCATTCCTTCTGGAATACCCAAAGCAGCGGTCAAAAATATAGAGGCAACCTCACCAATATTTGAGGAGATCATGTACCTGTATTTATAATTGGGGGAGAAAACAGGGGATGAAAAAAGAAGTTAATTTGCAGTAATAAAGATAAAAGGTTACTTTGTGGTTataaagaaaaggagttgattCGAATTGAATAAACTTAAAATCCAAGAATAGGAGGAAGATTGTTAATGAAGATCTTCAAGTCAGAAATCAAGTTTCTCTGGTATTTTCAATGCAAGAGATTGAGGTTGTATGACAAGTACAAGTTACTAATGACGCAAATTTTGACATGATGAGAATACAAATCTCAGATTATCATTTCATACAAAGAgatgtttatttaacaaatgaCAAATGTATGCACAATGCATTGGCACACATCAGAATATGCACACATGACTAGCAGCACATGCACAAAAAAGCTGTATCCTATTAGGTTTGAATTAATCAGAGCCTAAAACTCAACCCCCAGAAACTTCCCGCCTCCACTTTAGCTTCTCACAATACACAGTGCACATTTATACTCTCTTTCTCACCGCCgaccatgttttttcattttattacccACTTTCCTGGCTTTTCATCGTTGCTCCTCTCTCCACAGCTCTCCATCCCTCCCCCTTCCCTCCCTTAAAATAAATTGGATCACCCGTTTGCACGTTCTAGATCATGCATATGACAATCCAGCATGTGGATGTGCTGCGATCCAGAACATGAAACcagattgaaaaaaacatgggaATATCCCTGATAATGATAGCTATGGTGAAACGTGTGGAAGGCATGTTTTTTGCTACTTCAATACCAATTACAAGAAAATGAAGcagacaaaaagaaacaaattaattgtATATTTGTGTGATTTTCATAgaagggtatttttttttgtaaaatccaGATTTTCTGGAAATTTTCTAGGTCTATGCTTTAACTTTATGTGTAAGTGTCTTAATAATCCTTAATAACATAGGTATAGATAGAAAAAAGCAGTGCCTCTTTTATAGGAATCCAAGTCCTTGCTGAACTTGGAGTACTAGGAACTCTATACAAAAGCTCTGTAATCTTCAATAGAGAATCAGAGTTTATGTATAAAATTTTCCACCTATATGCTATTCAATTGTTTGATAAAATCTCCCTAAGCCAAGACTCATATGGACGCCAGGTTTGAGGCTTATGTTTTCCACCTTCAATGTCTCCTAGAAATCAGGGTCACATCTATCTATAGTTTCCAGCAAACAAAACCCCCATATTTAACCATCAAAGTTTAACCTAAAACCCTTCAAAACACTGTTCACAGCCCCTTAATACATTACCATGAACTTCCTGTGTCAATTGTGCTCCAGTCCACCAATATATGCTATTATATTATAGACCACACTGATGTAAATTTGCCAAAACAGAAAAATCTCAAACCTGATAAAAGCCTTCATGTTGTTGTAAATGGCCCTGCCTTCGCCGACAGCAGCAACAATAGTGCTAAAATTATCATCTGCTAACACCATGTCAGAGGCTTCCTTGGCAACCTGAAAATGTGTAGTTggcatgaaaaaatttaatagataaatgGAACAGCTAATGTAGGTAAATAAAATGCAGAGTGTCATGGACTTCATGAAGTTGACTAAAATGGCCTAGCAACGTGATATATGATTACACACTTGCAGAGCAACCATAAAAGAGAACAAACCATGAGATTTAATTACAGCAGGAGAAGTTGGCCAATATACTTTCACATACCCACAGATGTTCGTTAACTAATAAAGTCCACATAATGTATATCCACAAATTATGATAAACTGACCTCTGTCCCAGCAATACCCATTGCTATGCCAATATCAGCCAACTTTAAGGCAGGTGCATCATTTACTCCATCTCCAGTCATAGCAACAACTTCACCATCCTCTTTAAGCAACCTTACTATTTCTTGCTTATGCCTTGGTTCAGCCCTGGAGATCAACAACCCTCCACTATGtcttaaatgagtttttttatcacGACGGTCCATAAACTCTTTGCCAGTCAAGCTGTGAGAACTGATATCATCATAAGGTCCAAAAACACCTATTTCACGACAAATGGCTTCTGCTGTATGCTTGTTGTCTCCTGTAATGACCATGACACGGATTCCAGCTGCTCTGCAGTCCTCAATGGCTTGACGAACTTCTTTCCGAGGAGGATCCTTGAACAATTTGAAATCgaataatgaattttaattatggttgtgaaaaatacaaaacagaCCAGAAAACAAAAGATTGCTGTGCCAACTCACCCTAAGCCCAGCTAAACCAACAAAAGTGAGATTGCTCTCAATTGAAGAATAATTACGCGGCTCAAGTAAGAGCTGATGAGCTGGGTGGTCTTCATCACCATTATATGTTTCAAACTCTGAAAGGTCCTCTTTGTATGCAAAACCTAGACAACGTAATGCACTTGTTGACATTTCATGAAGGCTTTGTAAGATAAGATCCTTGGAATACCGATCCAATGCTACAACAGAGCCGTCAAGCAACTGAATAGATGTGCTTCTATCCAATAAGTTCTCTACTGCACCCTGCAACATTTGAGCAGAGCATTAACCTCAAATCCCCATACACACGACAAACTAAAATGACAAATGAAGAAGGCACACAGAAGCTTAAAATAACTTGTAGTTATCCATGTAAAACTTCAACTAGAAAGCCCAAAAGCAGCAACAAAATTAAAGGGGGGGcatcatatttaaaaattttcacaAATCCAAGACATTCAACCCAGGCCATATGTTGTGGGTAACAATTTTCCGGtgaaaaagcaaaattaacatAGACAACTCAGCAGATTGCTagataaattcaattatttattacttAAAATGTTATTCTGAGAAAAGAATCACTGAAAAAAGGAAGTTCCTaagattgaaagaaattatAGGTTATTTTTGGTTCTTGCAGTAAATGTCCATCAACTCATTTCTAACGAGCAGTTTTcaattaaaagaccaaaacGTTCCAAAAGTACCCTTTGATCATGTTTGTTCCTACTCTTTCAAATAATTGGAAAATTTTGCATAGCATCTGACCCAAGTAATAAGCAAACCTAATTTCTAGTTACTTATTTTGACTCTCACAGAGTAAGTTCGCTATCATATCTTTTTTTCCCTGTTCATGATCCTCATCACCAGCTATAGTTGATATTAGCTgtaaagaacaaaacaatttaACTGTAAAAGGCTGAGCTACAAGACAAACAAAGGGAAGAACAAACCTTCACTAGCAATGATTTTTTGTGGGAGATGGAATTCACAATAACCCCCATGGATTTTCTATCACGGTCAAACTCAAGAGTTGCAATCCGCTGCTCCATTTTATTCCAAAGTTGGCAGCAAGCTTATATGGCGCAAGAACATAGGACCCAAATAGACCAAAAAGGTACATGTCAGAgctactaaaaaaaatagtgaacagAAATTAAACAAGATAAAGTAATATACCTAGAACATCCCCACAACCTAAAGATGATTCATTGTGACGCCCTTCAGGAAATCCCATTTTTTCAACCATAACCTGGCAtgggaaagaacaaaaaaagtcaGTAAGGAATCCATATCCCATAAACCTTGCATACTAACTAAGTCCTTGTGCCATATAACTTTTAATCATGAAGCAAATTCATATGTTTCACAGATAGGAGCTCAGCCCTGAATTGTAGACATGTATACAGTTGCGAGAAATTGCACATGACAAGTGATACATACAAAAccatgaacacacacacaccaacaGAAAGAGAGATTACAGGGACAACATCCAATTTAAAAATCGTAAATCCAATTTTTGAAGGTGATTTTACCTTTAAGGCAGCCTCCGTGGGCATTCCACCAGCAACATAATGATTCCCAGATTGCTCCACGTCAGCATCATTGCAAACAGCAGCAATCTTAGCAATCATTTGAAGGTTAGAATCCATTCGACCCACAGGCCAATCTTCTATTTTTCCATCAAAAGGGCTATAGGTAGTCCCTTCCACGTTGAAGGCTCTCAGAGTGCCAACCCTAGAACCCATAGCCACAAGCTTTGATACGGCCATCTGATTAGTAGTTAGAGTACCAGTTTTATCAGAACAAATGACAGTTGTGCAACCAAGAGTCTCAACACTAGGCAGTTTTCTAACAAGTGCATTCTTTTGAGCCATCTTTCGAGTTCCAAGTGCCAAACATGTAGTGATGACTGCTGGCAACCCTTCTGGTATAGCAGCCACTGCCAGTGCGACAGCAATCTCAAAGTAGTACGTGCACTTCTCAAATgagaatttaaaattctttggCCAACCATCAACATATTCCCAAGTGAGGAAGTACTTCACATTAATAAGCCAAACTACGGCACAAACAATTCCAATTAACACTGTTAGAACTTCTCCaaactcatttaattttttcttcaatgggGTATCTTCCTCATTCTGTGCGGCTTCATGAATCTGGGAATGCACCTTCCCGATCTCAGTATTCATTCCGGTCGCCATAACTAAGCACATACAGTTCCCATTCACTACTGTTGTCCCTGCAAAAACCATACATTTTTTCCCTTGAATATCAGTATTTTCTGCAACAGGCTTAACAGTCTTGCTCACCGCCTCACTCTCTCCTGTCAACGACCCTTGCTCAACCCTAAGTGTGGAGCTAATCAAATGCAAAACCCGCATATCTGCAGGCACCTTATCACCCACTCTCAGCTCCACAATATCCCCCGGGACAAGTTCCTTCGCAGGCAAGCTGGAGAACTTCTTTGCATCTCTTATAACAGTGGCATGCTCTGATTGAATTTCCTTCAAAGCCTCCAATGCTTTCTCCGCGTTACTTTCCTGCCAGACCCCAACAATCGCATTGACAATCAAGATCAAGAAAATCACCAACGGCTCCACGAACGCAGTTATCTCCATCTCCCCCCCTTCATCCCCATCATACCAAGCCAATACAAAAGATATAACCGCGGCAGCTAGCAAAATTCTAACTAAGGTGTCATTAAATTGATCCAATATCAGTTTAAAAATCGAAACACCCTCATGTTTCTCCAATTCATTGTACCCATAGATCTTTCTCCTCTTCTCAACATCCGCATCCGACAACCCAACTTCACGATTTACTTCGTACTTCTCTTCACATTCCTTGACATCCTTAGCCCAAGCAGGGAAGGTATCATCATCCTTTTTTCGTGATTCGATACCGTTCTCCTCCTTTTTACCATAATCTTCCCCTCCTTTACCCATCGagaaatatcaattaaaaaaacccaaatcttTCTGAAACTCAATCAATTATACCCTTTGACCTGAAATTGATAATCGCTAGGAAAAacttagaaaacaaaaacttaaattggTACAGGAAACTAAAACTGAGGAATCCAagcaaattatttcaaaaagaaaaacagaagagGGAAATCTGTTCAATGAGAGAAACGAACAAAAATGATCttaaaaagtcaataaaaatgGAAGAGGGTCTGAGACTTACCGGAAAGATACTCGGCAGCCACTAGCAGTACTAATATCCCTCTCACTCTCCAATTGTTATTCCAGTATTTATATAGAATTATTACTCGGTATTTAGATACGTGACTGTGAGCATAAACTATGAAGAAGATAGCTATTCAATTGCTCAGatcctctctgtctctctcccctccctttaccttttcttttcatttgtcaATAATATCAACGCTGCCCCTTGTGTTTGATTAAATTAGTCTTCCAGTCCCTATATTTAAGACTAGTTATAACTTAGTCATCTATTTTTGAAAACCTTATGATGTAGTCTCTTAGCTCTTATTGAGTGTTGACCATCATATTGTAAAAACATTtatcgttatttttttatgtaccATTTTGTATAGGATGCttcatgttttaatataatttttttattgagtttatctttctaatttttatatttaatcatgtgttattattttttttattttttattttttattaacgtgggtgtctagGCCAGCTTTCATGTAccttgactaatctcacgggctctgaagttaacgaccatgtaagccttcaatggccatcatattagcaaccacatggtTTGAATATGAGACTACAGAGAGAGCAAACTTCTTAATTTTAAGCTCTTACCGTTAGATCACTTATTAGATGGTTAATCATGTGTTATCATTATTGATAGTATTCATGATAAAATTCAATGTTATGTGGatttagtttttgatttttagttaaaattcgGTTTTTATTAACGGGTAATCTCAAAACCTATTCCCgactctaattaaaaaattaattaaaattagtatGAAAAACTAAGTTACAACTTAATTCAAAATACAGGGACTAAAAAACAGTATAATCATCTGTGTTTTAATACGTTTGAAAGTAGCAGGTCCACATGTGCTGAACCAGTTGAATGAGGCCACGTCTCAAAAGCGGAGGATATGGGCCCCGTTTTGCTGGATTGCTTTCCAAACTTGGCGTGCCCCTAGAAGTTTCGTGTCGGAAGGAAATTTACGAGTTAATTAATGAGGATGATGAGTTAGTCTgctaaactttaattatttagtGCGTACGAAATTTCCTTGTCCTTGCCTTCAtgataaaaaattcatgttgtCACTCCAAACCGTAAGCATCGAACCGGGGGGGAGCTTTTCCCAGTGGATATTCCAGGCTCACGCACGATTGACCAAGGGTTAGCCATTAAATATGCTGGGAAGGGGCCCACTAGGCGAGAGTGGTGGGGCTGCGATGGGACGGCGATCGCAGGGCCACGTGTGGCTTCCATGTAAGGTAGCCTGATTTACTGCATCGCAGGAAGAATTGTGCTGCAGAATATGCCCTCACTttctgtaaaaaacaaaaaaagtggaTGATTTACTGTCGGCTGCTTAAGAAACTCAGCCAAGCGCGCGATATTGCAGGGTAAACAGACCTGACcgtgttttttactttttattaaacttttttagaTTTACTGTGGATATTTTAGAGACATGAAATTTGTATTTCCATGATGAGATATCAATTAAGTTTTTGTACATAGTGCAATTTATGGGAAAAATAAAACGTATTTGGAAAtgtaatagtgtttttttaaggtgttttttattttaaaatatattaaaatagtattttttttatttttttaaaattatttttaataccaacacatcaaaataatttaaaaacattaaaaaaatattaatttaaaataaaaaaaaattaattttttttaaaaaccttccaaaacataatataaaacaCTTGAAGATACATTCAATGCAATGTTTTCCACAAGTAGCTCTCCAAGAGTGAGTTGTTTGCTGCATCAATTATCTCACGTGCATTTGCTAATCTACTCAAACTCATCTCTTCCGGGGTTTAAACAGGAAGATGCTCTTCAATGccattaataaatttaagaatgggataataattcttttttaaaatatttttaaaaaactatatattaaaataatattttaaaaaaaattattttgaaattaatttattaaaatgatttgaaaacatataaaaaaatcaatttaaaatataaaaaaataaaaataattaataatttttaaacataaaaataaacaaaccctGAAAAACACAACATGAGACATGTGAAGGCCGGCCAGCGTATTAAATTCTGCATCAACTTCAGAGGTCCATTTAcaaatctttattcttttcaacTCAATTCCCATGTTTAGGAGGTAAAAATGCCTCATTTTAGGTAATCAGCaaccaaaaaacatttttataataaggaaaatatgtttgaaataaaaCAAGGTATCAAATTCATGCAGGTGGTCAGGGTATGTTGAAAGGAAATTAGGAGTTAATGAATGAGGTTCGTGCGagttaactttatttatttattgcggACGAAATTTCCTTGTCATCGcctttatgataaaaaaatatatatatatatatatatatattcgtgtTGTCCAGACTTTGGTAGCCACTCCACACCGTAAGGATCGAACCGGTGGGAAGCTTTTCCGTGTGGATATTCCGGGCTCAACGCACGATTGACCAAGGGTTAATCATAAAATATGCTGGGAAGGGGCCCATTAGGCGATAGTGGCGGGGCTGCGATAGTGGGATccttttaagtattttaataaataaaaaaaataaaaaaacattttgatatgCATGCGTCAGCCGCTCAGTCGTTTTAGAACGATGCGTGCGACTGATTTAGGAGACCAAGATTATCGTTCTGGGGTTGTTTTTGATGCGTCTCAGAcatgtttttcaagaaaaaagatgtGTGCATAAATAAGTTCGCCGGTTCGTCGCCAACaaccattcaatttttttcttctcctttctctttcttgGTCTTTGGTCTTGCCCTACAATTCTTCATATCAactattaaatttttctttcttttttatttagttcatgttcttttaattattatttattttattttaaataatttattaaattaaaattttattttaatttcatccttattcaaGTTCTtactttttcatatttgatccttattattttaattgctatttatagaatctgagatgattttttttcccaatttcaccctccattattttttttcctattagatttcatcatcattcttttgattgttattttttttatttgcaaagcttttaaaatttgtttttttactcgatttcatccttcaacttttaatttgtttggattttaGTTTCTTGGTTAAGTTCATGTTTAGGATTTCACGAGTtgcaagttttgaaaattaacccAGCTTTAGAAGGTTCgcttaagatttatttttttatttggtattttttaaagctaatatttttcagttttatcctttggtatttatttaattggagattggactctatttttttcaactttttatgtcttttgttttatcctttgtttttttattttattaggttctctcgagtttttttttttattgttttctttatcaaacttaattttatagatAAGTTTTATTCTTGagttaaatagaattaaatgatTGAATATAAACGAATGAtcactccttttatttttgttttcttttcctcagCGCTGCTTTAGCAACCTATGTGCCATTTCTTAATATAGTCATACACTCTTTTGCATTGGGATTTGGACCATCTCACCAAGGTCTTCTGGTGGTGGACATTGTCTATAGTAGAATGACGATGAATCTTTagctatccttttcttttcttttcttacgaGTATGATAATTACatcttatttgttttagttatttgttactaaatatttttatacggTTCATCTACTATCATTGTCTATGAATTAAATCAAACTATTATATTATTCGATATTATTGGATCCAGTCAAGTAAATAACTTgagcattttttattatttctttacaaATATTATCATTGCTTAAACACTCATGTTGTACatgaaccatctaggtggtggcccagtggtaagagcttgggatcaagaggtttgctccctctgtggtctcaggttcgagccctgtggttgctcatatgatggccactggaggcttacatggtcgttaacttcagggctcgtgggattagtcgaggtgcgcgcaagctgacccggacacccacgttaaactaaaaaaaataaaataaaattgataggcCTATGATATAGCAAGGGTCacaagtttttaatatattttttttctagataagAAGTGACCAAAGAATGTCGAAATGTGTTTTATCGAGTGTatgatgtgtgtgtgtattacaTAATTTTCATTACATTCTATAAAATTCTCTTTATATAACTGGTTTGAATTATTTAAGTTTGTGAATGATTTATAaatgtgtttttagattttttgaatctttgaaaaacattaatattttggtataagtaatgaattaatttgatgttaCATATATTAGTAAGTTTTGGCATGCTTGGtccaaaaattaaatgttatttacTAAGTATGTGACAATTACCTTTATTTATTGCAGATGGTTTGGAAAAGGTTTAGAATGTCAAGTGGTTGCTTCAGAAGTT from the Populus nigra chromosome 1, ddPopNigr1.1, whole genome shotgun sequence genome contains:
- the LOC133706044 gene encoding calcium-transporting ATPase 4, endoplasmic reticulum-type-like translates to MGKGGEDYGKKEENGIESRKKDDDTFPAWAKDVKECEEKYEVNREVGLSDADVEKRRKIYGYNELEKHEGVSIFKLILDQFNDTLVRILLAAAVISFVLAWYDGDEGGEMEITAFVEPLVIFLILIVNAIVGVWQESNAEKALEALKEIQSEHATVIRDAKKFSSLPAKELVPGDIVELRVGDKVPADMRVLHLISSTLRVEQGSLTGESEAVSKTVKPVAENTDIQGKKCMVFAGTTVVNGNCMCLVMATGMNTEIGKVHSQIHEAAQNEEDTPLKKKLNEFGEVLTVLIGIVCAVVWLINVKYFLTWEYVDGWPKNFKFSFEKCTYYFEIAVALAVAAIPEGLPAVITTCLALGTRKMAQKNALVRKLPSVETLGCTTVICSDKTGTLTTNQMAVSKLVAMGSRVGTLRAFNVEGTTYSPFDGKIEDWPVGRMDSNLQMIAKIAAVCNDADVEQSGNHYVAGGMPTEAALKVMVEKMGFPEGRHNESSLGCGDVLACCQLWNKMEQRIATLEFDRDRKSMGVIVNSISHKKSLLVKGAVENLLDRSTSIQLLDGSVVALDRYSKDLILQSLHEMSTSALRCLGFAYKEDLSEFETYNGDEDHPAHQLLLEPRNYSSIESNLTFVGLAGLRDPPRKEVRQAIEDCRAAGIRVMVITGDNKHTAEAICREIGVFGPYDDISSHSLTGKEFMDRRDKKTHLRHSGGLLISRAEPRHKQEIVRLLKEDGEVVAMTGDGVNDAPALKLADIGIAMGIAGTEVAKEASDMVLADDNFSTIVAAVGEGRAIYNNMKAFIRYMISSNIGEVASIFLTAALGIPEGMIPVQLLWVNLVTDGPPATALGFNPPDGDVMKKPPRRSDDSLINTWILFRYLVIGLYVGIATVGVFIIWYTHHTFMGIDLSGDGHSLVTYSQLANWGQCGSWKDFSVSPFTAGSQVFSFDANPCEYFRSGKIKASTLSLSVLVAIEMFNSLNALSEDCSLLRMPPWVNPWLLLAMSISFGLHALILYVPFLAQVFGIVPLSFNEWLLVLAVAFPVILIDEVLKFVGRCTRGLRRSNSTRHSKHKAE